The proteins below come from a single Pichia kudriavzevii chromosome 2, complete sequence genomic window:
- a CDS encoding uncharacterized protein (PKUD0B07660), whose product MKIKFWLPWMSSLISLAETIDLASLANDCPIDTVTVYYSSFLPFGNGASKSPFTSTTFSSTLQTLPTSNQEQPSKRYTDTSESSSLEGSTPLGTTSTALDSSSIISISSTSYEASSLSQHISSESSSSLSSSVEVSSDVLSFSSEITLSQPTSAGTSVTLQSSLSTTSEITVSTSGSTIFSSDLSTSPSIDSETNSSQSIPSISSPILASSSVSSTFVSTILSSTSSDLTSSSSSSTVSTSIHSEPTSSNVTPTDSTTTSLASTLTSLNSSSSIFTTSTGISNESSTSASTSNEGTKSSNFSTSSTGTTTSESITSTQSRHTTPRISSTLSNESSHFSVVSSDTTVYYSSSSVVVNSSTNPLNNESTNSNSVSSHTTPTTNPPTSAIKPTTSNPDTFSSSKATYSLTTSTTLSASGASSTGSSRPGSSGASSTGSSTGSSHVSSGSESRKSSSASSSVKSSGTFSSRPTASSRPGSSGASSAGSSTGSSHVSSGSESRKSSSASSSVKSSGTFSSRPTASSRPGSSTGPSAGSSRASSASGASSTGSSTGSSHVSSGSESRKSSSASSSVKSSGTFSSRPTASSRPGSSGASSTGSSTGSSHVSSGSESRKSSSASNSASSSASSSASVRRSSAAAVSSNMRPSGTSSGTFSSRPTASSRPGSSGASSTGSSTGSSHVSSGSESRKSSSASSSEKSSGTFSSRPTASSRPGSSGASSTGSSTGSSHVSSGSESRKSSSASSSEKSSGTFSSRPTASSRPGSSTGPSAGSSRASSASGASSTGSSTGSSHVSSGSESRKSSSASSSVKSSGTFSSRPTASSRPGSSGASSTGSSTGSSHVSSGSESRKSSSASNSASSSASSSASSSASVRRSSAAAVSSNMRPSGTSSGTFSSRPTASSRPGSSTGPSAGSSRASSASGASSTGSSTGSSHVSSGSESRKSSSASSSVKSSGTFSSRPTVSSRSGSSGASSTGSSTGSSHVSSGSESRKSSSASSSEKSSGTFSSRPTASSRPGSSGASSTGSSTGSSHVSSGSESRKSSSASSSVKSSGTFSSRPTASSRPGSSGASSTGSSTGSSHVSSGSESRKSSSASNSASSSASSSASVRRSSAAAVSSNMRPSGTSSGTFSSRPTASSRPGSSTGPSAGSSRASSASGASSTGSSTGSSHVSSGSESRKSSSASSSVKSSGTFSSRPTASSRPGSSTGPSAGSSRASSASGASSTGSSTGSSHVSSGSESRKSSSASNSASSSASSSASVRRSSAAAVSSNMRPSGTSSGTFSSRPTASSRPGSSGASSTGSSTGSSHVSSGSESRKSSSASSSEKSSGTFSSRPTASSRPGSSGASSTGSSTGSSHVSSGSESRKSSSASSSEKSSGTFSSRPTASSRPGSSTGPSAGSSRASSASGASSTGSSTGSSHVSSGSESRKSSSASSSVKSSGTFSSRPTASSRPGSSGASSAGSSTGSSHVSSGSESRKSSSASNSASSSASSSASVRRSSAAAVSSNMRPSGTSSGTFSSRPTASSRPGSSTGPSAGSSRASSASGASSTGSSTGSSHVSSGSESRKSSSASSSVKSSGTFSSRPTVSSRSGSSGASSTGSSTGSSHVSSGSESRKSSSASSSEKSSGTFSSRPTASSRPGSSGASSTGSSTGSSHVSSGSESRKSSSASSSVKSSGTFSSRPTASSRPGSSGASSTGSSTGSSHVSSGSESRKSSSASSSVKSSGTFSSRPTASSRPGSSTGPSAGSSNRLYYRSSPRSSGSYATRSFSSYIPNTLVTRTRSTST is encoded by the coding sequence atgaagatcAAGTTTTGGTTGCCATGGATGTCATCATTGATATCCTTGGCCGAAACCATAGACCTTGCTTCGTTGGCCAATGACTGTCCAATTGACACAGTAACCGTTTACTATTCATCGTTTCTTCCATTTGGTAATGGGGCATCCAAATCCCCTTTCACATCTACAACCTTCAGCTCAACTTTACAAACACTACCAACTTCAAACCAGGAACAACCTTCAAAAAGATACACGGACACAAGCGAGTCCTCGTCTCTTGAGGGCTCAACTCCATTGGGTACTACTTCGACCGCCTTGGATAGTTCCAGCATTATCtctatttcatcaacttcataTGAAGCATCTTCTTTGTCGCAACATATTTCTTCtgaatcttcttcttccctGTCTTCTTCAGTTGAAGTTTCCAGTGATGTTCTCTCCTTTTCATCTGAAATCACCCTGTCTCAACCTACTTCGGCGGGTACTTCAGTTACTTTACAGAGCTCCTTATCAACAACTTCCGAGATCACAGTCAGTACCTCTGGTTCTACcatattttcttctgaCTTGTCAACGTCCCCTTCAATCGATTCCGAGACAAATTCCTCTCAAAGTATCCCGTCAATTTCATCGCCAATTTTAGCCTCTTCTTCTGTCTCTTCCACTTTTGTCTCTACAATCTTGTCGTCAACAAGTTCTGACCTCACATCAAGTagttcatcatcaacagttTCAACATCGATTCACAGTGAACCAACCAGTTCCAATGTTACTCCAACTGATAGTACAACAACTTCGCTGGCTTCGACACTTACCTCGCTTAATTCCTCATCATCCATATTTACTACATCTACGGGCATTTCTAACgaatcttcaacttccGCGTCAACCTCAAATGAGGGTACAAAATCGtctaatttttcaacttcaagcACTGGGACAACAACATCAGAatcaataacttcaaccCAATCGAGACATACAACCCCTAGAATATCATCAACCCTCTCAAATGAATCTTCACATTTCTCTGTTGTCTCTTCCGACACTACCGTGTATTACAGCTCATCATCTGTCGTGGTGAATTCTTCCACCAATCCTCTAAACAATGAGTCCACTAATTCTAACAGTGTTTCGTCCCACACAACACCCACCACCAATCCACCCACATCGGCTATCAAACCAACTACGAGTAATCCAGACACATTCTCGTCTAGTAAAGCAACATATAGCCTTACTACATCAACTACACTCTCTGCGTCTGGTGCATCATCTACAGGTTCATCGAGACCAGGTTCGTCTGGTGCATCATCTACAGGCTCTTCTACAGGTTCTTCCCATGTTTCATCAGGATCCGAGTCCAGAAAGTCGAGTTCAGCCTCCAGTTCAGTGAAGTCCAGTGGTACATTCTCAAGTAGACCAACGGCGTCATCGAGACCAGGTTCGTCTGGTGCATCATCTGCAGGCTCTTCTACAGGTTCTTCCCATGTTTCATCAGGATCCGAGTCCAGAAAGTCGAGTTCAGCCTCCAGTTCAGTGAAGTCCAGTGGTACATTCTCAAGTAGACCAACGGCGTCATCGAGACCAGGTTCGTCTACCGGCCCATCTGCAGGTTCATCGAGAGCATCCAGTGCGTCTGGTGCATCATCTACAGGCTCTTCTACAGGTTCTTCCCATGTTTCATCAGGATCCGAGTCCAGAAAGTCGAGTTCAGCCTCCAGTTCAGTGAAGTCCAGTGGTACATTCTCAAGTAGACCAACGGCGTCATCGAGACCAGGTTCGTCTGGTGCATCATCTACAGGCTCTTCTACAGGTTCTTCCCATGTTTCATCAGGATCCGAGTCCAGAAAGTCGAGTTCAGCCTCCAATTCAGCCTCCAGTTCTGCCTCCAGTTCTGCATCAGTAAGACGTTCATCAGCGGCCGCAGTATCTAGTAACATGCGTCCATCAGGAACATCCAGTGGTACATTCTCAAGTAGACCAACGGCGTCATCGAGACCAGGTTCGTCTGGTGCATCATCTACAGGCTCTTCTACAGGTTCTTCCCATGTTTCATCAGGATCCGAGTCCAGAAAGTCGAGTTCAGCCTCCAGTTCAGAGAAGTCCAGTGGTACATTCTCAAGTAGACCAACGGCGTCATCGAGACCAGGTTCGTCTGGTGCATCATCTACAGGCTCTTCTACAGGTTCTTCCCATGTTTCATCAGGATCCGAGTCCAGAAAGTCGAGTTCAGCCTCCAGTTCAGAGAAGTCCAGTGGTACATTCTCAAGTAGACCAACGGCGTCATCGAGACCAGGTTCGTCTACCGGCCCATCTGCAGGTTCATCGAGAGCATCCAGTGCGTCTGGTGCATCATCTACAGGCTCTTCTACAGGTTCTTCCCATGTTTCATCAGGATCCGAGTCCAGAAAGTCGAGTTCAGCCTCCAGTTCAGTGAAGTCCAGTGGTACATTCTCAAGTAGACCAACGGCGTCATCGAGACCAGGTTCGTCTGGTGCATCATCTACAGGCTCTTCTACAGGTTCTTCCCATGTTTCATCAGGATCCGAGTCCAGAAAGTCGAGTTCAGCCTCCAATTCAGCCTCCAGTTCAGCCTCCAGTTCAGCCTCCAGTTCTGCATCAGTAAGACGTTCATCAGCGGCCGCAGTATCTAGTAACATGCGTCCATCAGGAACATCCAGTGGTACATTCTCAAGTAGACCAACGGCGTCATCGAGACCAGGTTCGTCTACCGGCCCATCTGCAGGTTCATCGAGAGCATCCAGTGCGTCTGGTGCATCATCTACAGGCTCTTCTACAGGTTCTTCCCATGTTTCATCAGGATCCGAGTCCAGAAAGTCGAGTTCAGCCTCCAGTTCAGTGAAGTCCAGTGGTACATTCTCAAGTAGACCAACGGTGTCATCGAGATCAGGTTCGTCTGGTGCATCATCTACAGGCTCTTCTACAGGTTCTTCCCATGTTTCATCAGGATCCGAGTCCAGAAAGTCGAGTTCAGCCTCCAGTTCAGAGAAGTCCAGTGGTACATTCTCAAGTAGACCAACGGCGTCATCGAGACCAGGTTCGTCTGGTGCATCATCTACAGGCTCTTCTACAGGTTCTTCCCATGTTTCATCAGGATCCGAGTCCAGAAAGTCGAGTTCAGCCTCCAGTTCAGTGAAGTCCAGTGGTACATTCTCAAGTAGACCAACGGCGTCATCGAGACCAGGTTCGTCTGGTGCATCATCTACAGGCTCTTCTACAGGTTCTTCCCATGTTTCATCAGGATCCGAGTCCAGAAAGTCGAGTTCAGCCTCCAATTCAGCCTCCAGTTCAGCCTCCAGTTCTGCATCAGTAAGACGTTCATCAGCGGCCGCAGTATCTAGTAACATGCGTCCATCAGGAACATCCAGTGGTACATTCTCAAGTAGACCAACGGCGTCATCGAGACCAGGTTCGTCTACCGGCCCATCTGCAGGTTCATCGAGAGCATCCAGTGCGTCTGGTGCATCATCTACAGGCTCTTCTACAGGTTCTTCCCATGTTTCATCAGGATCCGAGTCCAGAAAGTCGAGTTCAGCCTCCAGTTCAGTGAAGTCCAGTGGTACATTCTCAAGTAGACCAACGGCGTCATCGAGACCAGGTTCGTCTACCGGCCCATCTGCAGGTTCATCGAGAGCATCCAGTGCGTCTGGTGCATCATCTACAGGCTCTTCTACAGGTTCTTCCCATGTTTCATCAGGATCCGAGTCCAGAAAGTCGAGTTCAGCCTCCAATTCAGCCTCCAGTTCTGCCTCCAGTTCTGCATCAGTAAGACGTTCATCAGCGGCCGCAGTATCTAGTAACATGCGTCCATCAGGAACATCCAGTGGTACATTCTCAAGTAGACCAACGGCGTCATCGAGACCAGGTTCGTCTGGTGCATCATCTACAGGCTCTTCTACAGGTTCTTCCCATGTTTCATCAGGATCCGAGTCCAGAAAGTCGAGTTCAGCCTCCAGTTCAGAGAAGTCCAGTGGTACATTCTCAAGTAGACCAACGGCGTCATCGAGACCAGGTTCGTCTGGTGCATCATCTACAGGCTCTTCTACAGGTTCTTCCCATGTTTCATCAGGATCCGAGTCCAGAAAGTCGAGTTCAGCCTCCAGTTCAGAGAAGTCCAGTGGTACATTCTCAAGTAGACCAACGGCGTCATCGAGACCAGGTTCGTCTACCGGCCCATCTGCAGGTTCATCGAGAGCATCCAGTGCGTCTGGTGCATCATCTACAGGCTCTTCTACAGGTTCTTCCCATGTTTCATCAGGATCCGAGTCCAGAAAGTCGAGTTCAGCCTCCAGTTCAGTGAAGTCCAGTGGTACATTCTCAAGTAGACCAACGGCGTCATCGAGACCAGGTTCGTCTGGTGCATCATCTGCAGGCTCTTCTACAGGTTCTTCCCATGTTTCATCAGGATCCGAGTCCAGAAAGTCGAGTTCAGCCTCCAATTCAGCCTCCAGTTCAGCCTCCAGTTCTGCATCAGTAAGACGTTCATCAGCGGCCGCAGTATCTAGTAACATGCGTCCATCAGGAACATCCAGTGGTACATTCTCAAGTAGACCAACGGCGTCATCGAGACCAGGTTCGTCTACCGGCCCATCTGCAGGTTCATCGAGAGCATCCAGTGCGTCTGGTGCATCATCTACAGGCTCTTCTACAGGTTCTTCCCATGTTTCATCAGGATCCGAGTCCAGAAAGTCGAGTTCAGCCTCCAGTTCAGTGAAGTCCAGTGGTACATTCTCAAGTAGACCAACGGTGTCATCGAGATCAGGTTCGTCTGGTGCATCATCTACAGGCTCTTCTACAGGTTCTTCCCATGTTTCATCAGGATCCGAGTCCAGAAAGTCGAGTTCAGCCTCCAGT